CGGTGTCGGGGAAATTGTGGGAAGCCGGGGCAGGGATGCTCGGCAAGCTCAACCTCGACCAGTTCGCAATGGGGTCGTCGAACGAGACGAGCTATTTCGGCAACGTCATCAGCCCCTGGCGGCGCAACGACGGCGGCAACGCCGCGATGGCCCCTGGCGGATCGTCGGGCGGCAGCGCCTCGGCGATCGCGGCGCGGCTGTGCCCCGCGGCGACCGGCACCGACACCGGCGGATCGATCCGCCAGCCCGCGGCGTTTGTCGGCATCTCGGGCATCAAGCCTACGTACGGCCGCTGCTCGCGCTGGGGCGTCGTCGCCTTCGCCTCGTCGCTCGACCAGGCGGGGCCGATGGCACGTGATGTGCGTGACTGCGCGATCATGCTCGAGGCGATGAGCGGGTTCGACGCCAAGGATTCTACCTCGCTCGATCTGGAAGTACCGCATTGGGAAGCCGGATTGTCGAGCGATCTCAAGGGCAAGCGCGTCGGTATTCCCAAGGAATATCGGGTCGAGGGTATGCCCGCCGAGATCGAAGCGTTGTGGCAGCAGGGGATCGACTGGCTGCGCGACGCCGGGGCAGAGATCGTCGAGGTATCGCTGCCGCACACCCGCTACGCACTCCCGGCCTATTACATCATCGCCCCGGCCGAGGCGTCGTCGAACCTCGCGCGCTATGACGGCGTCCGCTATGGCCAGCGCGAACTGCCCGAGGGCGCGAACCTGCAGGACATGTACGCCGCGACTCGATCGGCGGGCTTTGGTCCCGAGGTGAAGCGTCGGATCATGATCGGCACCTATGTGCTGT
The genomic region above belongs to Sphingomonas qomolangmaensis and contains:
- the gatA gene encoding Asp-tRNA(Asn)/Glu-tRNA(Gln) amidotransferase subunit GatA, encoding MTKLTDLTVAGIRDGFRAGDFSAREVAEGFNAAVAGAKALNAFIVDTPDHALAAADAADAARAAGDAAKPLAGVPIGMKDLFCTKGVQTTAASHILEGFVPPYESTVSGKLWEAGAGMLGKLNLDQFAMGSSNETSYFGNVISPWRRNDGGNAAMAPGGSSGGSASAIAARLCPAATGTDTGGSIRQPAAFVGISGIKPTYGRCSRWGVVAFASSLDQAGPMARDVRDCAIMLEAMSGFDAKDSTSLDLEVPHWEAGLSSDLKGKRVGIPKEYRVEGMPAEIEALWQQGIDWLRDAGAEIVEVSLPHTRYALPAYYIIAPAEASSNLARYDGVRYGQRELPEGANLQDMYAATRSAGFGPEVKRRIMIGTYVLSAGYYHAYYTQAQKVRTLIARDFAEAWDHCDLLLTPTAPSAAFALGEKMADPLAMYLNDVFTVPSSLAGLPAMSVPGGLDAGGLPLGLQVIGRPLDEQSVLNAGLALEERAGFTARAEAWW